One window from the genome of Rickettsiella endosymbiont of Xylota segnis encodes:
- a CDS encoding DNA polymerase III subunit chi translates to MPNPTVDFYILNTLMQEDIYRFICRLVDKAYLLQKKIYIQVNSDEEGQRLDDLLWTFRDISFIPHSYLGANSTLNPVLSVNIATKKPSKLDAEILFNLSHEVPTYFPEFSRIIEVVSEETKNKNQSRQKYKFYKAQNCQLTMHNISAS, encoded by the coding sequence ATGCCAAATCCAACAGTCGACTTTTATATATTAAATACACTTATGCAAGAAGATATTTATCGTTTTATCTGCCGATTAGTCGATAAAGCTTATCTTCTGCAAAAAAAAATTTATATCCAGGTTAATTCGGATGAGGAAGGTCAACGTTTAGATGATTTACTATGGACCTTTCGTGATATTAGTTTTATTCCTCATAGTTACTTAGGAGCTAATTCAACCCTCAACCCGGTGTTATCTGTTAATATTGCTACCAAAAAACCCAGTAAACTTGATGCTGAGATTTTATTTAATCTTAGTCATGAAGTTCCAACCTACTTTCCTGAATTCTCGCGTATTATTGAAGTGGTATCAGAAGAAACAAAAAATAAAAATCAATCGCGCCAGAAATATAAATTTTATAAAGCACAGAACTGTCAATTAACCATGCATAATATAAGCGCATCATGA
- the dprA gene encoding DNA-processing protein DprA codes for MDLTLNEIGYWLALYTVPRCGFSSVSTLLKKFTTPKQILLASHEELLAAGVNSKLASNLLKPDWKTVELCLRWEEQPQCYILHWGDLHYPALLREISSPPLILFVKGELSFLQLQQQALAIVGARNPSYTGLEIAHQLANELNALGFVIISGLARGIDGAAHQGALLNKGITGAVLGSGLEHIYPACHQSLALDILEKGGVLISEFFPYSSPKAEYFPRRNRIISGMSLGVIVVEATLRSGSLITARYALDQGREVFAIPGSIRNPLSQGCHALLKEGATLVESCEDIIQGLSFLPTMKQHEIDNHQNCELNGNINKNSTVKSISRLDSQDRKLVECLGFEMTSIDILMLRTGLTIDKLLACLSALQLQGYIDVVPGGYVRK; via the coding sequence ATGGATTTGACGTTAAATGAAATAGGATATTGGTTAGCCCTATATACCGTCCCGCGCTGTGGTTTTAGCAGTGTTTCGACGCTCTTAAAAAAATTTACTACCCCCAAACAAATCTTATTAGCCTCGCATGAAGAATTGCTTGCTGCAGGGGTCAATTCAAAATTAGCCAGTAACTTACTAAAACCAGATTGGAAAACAGTAGAGCTTTGTTTACGTTGGGAAGAGCAGCCACAGTGTTATATTTTACATTGGGGTGACTTACATTATCCAGCATTATTGCGTGAAATTTCTTCTCCACCATTAATTTTATTTGTTAAGGGTGAGTTATCTTTTTTGCAACTGCAACAGCAAGCCTTGGCCATAGTGGGGGCTCGCAACCCTAGCTATACGGGCTTAGAGATTGCCCATCAACTAGCAAACGAATTAAATGCTCTTGGATTTGTTATTATCAGTGGATTGGCAAGGGGTATTGATGGCGCAGCACATCAAGGAGCTTTGTTAAATAAAGGAATAACAGGGGCTGTATTAGGGAGTGGTTTAGAACATATTTATCCAGCTTGTCATCAATCTTTAGCTTTGGATATTTTGGAAAAAGGAGGGGTGTTGATTTCTGAATTTTTTCCTTATTCCTCGCCCAAAGCAGAGTATTTTCCTAGGCGAAATAGGATAATTAGTGGTATGAGTTTAGGTGTTATCGTGGTAGAAGCAACATTGCGGAGTGGATCATTAATCACTGCCCGTTATGCATTGGACCAAGGTCGAGAGGTATTTGCTATTCCCGGTTCTATTCGCAATCCTTTAAGTCAAGGTTGTCATGCATTATTAAAAGAAGGGGCTACACTGGTTGAGAGTTGTGAGGATATTATACAAGGACTCTCATTTTTACCTACAATGAAGCAACATGAGATTGATAATCATCAAAATTGCGAATTAAATGGCAACATAAACAAAAATTCAACTGTGAAAAGTATATCTAGACTTGATTCACAGGATAGAAAGCTTGTAGAGTGCCTTGGATTTGAAATGACAAGTATAGATATTTTGATGCTAAGAACAGGCTTAACTATCGATAAACTGCTTGCTTGTTTATCGGCACTGCAACTACAAGGGTATATTGACGTAGTTCCTGGGGGCTACGTGAGGAAATAA
- the dnaQ gene encoding DNA polymerase III subunit epsilon, with amino-acid sequence MRQIILDTETTGRDVNDGHRIIEIGCLEMIDRRLTKQQFHCFLNPGRDSEAGAFAVHGLSTEFLLDKPLFKTIAEELLEFIQGSQLIIHNAPFDLGFLDNELKLTKKKYKKITDYCQVLDTLPLARQLHPGQRNSLDALCKRYDIDNSKRDKHGALLDAELLARVYLAMTGGQTHLFNEEQISHAIQTTAHKKITDEVILLPIIYATNEELIAHQKRLTSINKLSGQCKWPIDAEEIN; translated from the coding sequence ATGCGACAAATCATTTTAGATACTGAAACCACTGGCAGAGACGTTAATGACGGCCACAGGATCATTGAAATTGGCTGCTTGGAAATGATCGACCGTCGTCTCACTAAACAACAATTTCATTGTTTCCTAAATCCAGGTCGAGATAGTGAGGCTGGTGCGTTTGCAGTTCATGGCTTAAGCACCGAATTCCTTCTGGATAAACCCTTATTTAAAACTATTGCAGAAGAATTATTGGAATTCATTCAGGGTTCCCAACTTATTATCCATAATGCACCTTTCGATCTGGGCTTTTTAGATAACGAATTAAAATTAACCAAAAAAAAGTATAAAAAAATTACAGATTATTGCCAAGTTTTAGATACGCTTCCATTAGCTCGTCAATTGCACCCGGGACAACGCAATAGTTTAGATGCACTTTGCAAACGCTATGATATTGATAATTCGAAACGTGATAAGCATGGTGCTTTATTGGATGCTGAATTGTTAGCTCGAGTTTACCTCGCCATGACTGGTGGCCAAACTCATCTGTTCAATGAAGAACAGATATCACATGCTATTCAAACGACTGCGCATAAAAAAATTACCGATGAAGTTATATTATTACCTATCATCTATGCCACTAACGAAGAATTAATAGCGCATCAAAAGCGTTTAACTAGCATTAATAAATTATCTGGCCAGTGTAAATGGCCTATTGATGCTGAGGAAATTAATTAA
- a CDS encoding histidine triad nucleotide-binding protein — MDCIFCKIIKKELPAEITYQDENIIAFNDRHPRAPVHQLIVPRKHISTLNDLTEDDTLLAGNILQIARHLAKKENIAQSGYRTVFNCNKDGGQEVFHLHLHLLGGRPLHWPPG, encoded by the coding sequence ATGGACTGTATTTTCTGTAAAATTATTAAAAAAGAACTCCCCGCTGAAATAACTTATCAAGATGAAAATATTATTGCCTTTAATGATAGACACCCACGTGCCCCTGTTCATCAATTAATTGTACCCAGAAAGCATATCTCAACACTTAATGATCTGACAGAAGATGATACGCTGCTGGCAGGAAATATATTACAAATAGCTCGTCATTTAGCTAAAAAAGAAAATATTGCTCAGTCTGGTTATCGAACAGTTTTTAATTGCAATAAAGATGGCGGACAAGAAGTTTTCCATCTACATCTACATCTGCTAGGCGGTAGACCCCTGCATTGGCCTCCAGGTTAA
- the topA gene encoding type I DNA topoisomerase: MAKNLLIVESPAKAKTIKKYLGKDFEVLASYGHVRDLIPKEGAVNPEQGFAMQYALIEKNAKHMDMIIKAFKNADALYLATDPDREGEAIAWHIYEILKQKKLLKNKPIYRVVFHEVTKSAVNAAVENPRHIAMDLVNAQQARRALDYLVGFTLSPLLWKKVRRGLSAGRVQSPALRLIVEREEEIEAFKSQEYWTITANNKSDEKLFEARLIQYQQEKLNQFSITTKDQATAIKENLQQLAQGYLQVINVEKKQRKRNPAAPFTTSTLQQEAGRKLGFTAQRTMRLAQQLYEGIDVGEGLVGLITYMRTDSVHLSNEAIVSIRELILQRYGEKDLPESPRHFRTKSRNAQEAHEAIRPTHVEFSPEQLKKHLVPDQFKLYELIWKRAVASQMMHATIDTVAIDLSAKAAKDHCFRANGSTIVHAGFMAVYLESYDDSKAKASDDDRTKSEEESMLPALKIGDQVNLIDISADQHFTEPPPRYSEASLVKALEERDIGRPSTYVPIISTLQQREYVTLDQKRFKPTDVGRIVNKFLTRYFMQYVDYAFTARLEDELDQISRGEKEWVPLLQDFWTPFKTLIETTEETVQRKDVTQEALDETCPKCGKTLSIRLGKRGRFIGCSGYPECDYTRNMEGEVTTVSEPEVVQGRLCPDCGHSLHIKIGRYGKFIGCSNYPKCKHIEPLEKPADTGIECPECHKGTLLKRKSRYGKIFFSCSTYPTCTYAVWNEPIEQACPRCAWPVMTIKTTKRRGTEKVCPRKECGYAEPMPEEK, translated from the coding sequence ATGGCAAAAAATCTATTGATTGTAGAATCGCCAGCAAAGGCTAAAACAATCAAGAAATATTTAGGTAAAGACTTTGAAGTTTTGGCCTCCTATGGCCATGTTCGTGATCTAATACCTAAAGAAGGTGCTGTGAATCCAGAGCAGGGTTTTGCTATGCAATATGCTCTGATTGAAAAGAATGCCAAGCATATGGATATGATTATTAAAGCATTTAAAAATGCCGATGCTTTATATCTTGCGACTGATCCGGATCGTGAAGGAGAAGCCATTGCGTGGCATATTTATGAAATTCTAAAGCAAAAAAAACTGCTAAAAAATAAACCGATTTATCGTGTAGTCTTTCATGAGGTTACTAAATCAGCAGTTAATGCAGCTGTAGAAAATCCACGTCATATTGCTATGGATTTGGTTAATGCACAGCAAGCACGCCGAGCATTAGATTATTTAGTCGGTTTTACCTTATCACCTTTATTATGGAAAAAAGTTCGTCGCGGTTTGTCTGCAGGGCGTGTTCAAAGTCCCGCTTTACGATTAATTGTTGAACGTGAAGAAGAAATCGAAGCTTTTAAATCTCAAGAATATTGGACAATAACGGCTAATAATAAATCAGACGAAAAACTTTTTGAGGCGCGTTTAATACAGTATCAGCAAGAAAAACTTAATCAATTTAGTATTACTACCAAAGATCAAGCGACTGCAATCAAGGAAAATTTGCAACAATTGGCACAGGGTTATTTACAGGTTATAAATGTTGAGAAAAAACAACGTAAACGTAATCCTGCAGCACCATTTACCACATCTACATTGCAACAAGAAGCCGGGCGTAAATTAGGATTTACAGCACAGCGAACAATGCGTCTTGCACAACAACTTTACGAAGGAATTGATGTCGGTGAAGGTTTAGTTGGATTAATTACTTATATGCGAACGGATTCTGTTCATTTATCTAATGAAGCTATAGTATCGATACGTGAACTGATTTTACAACGCTATGGTGAAAAAGATTTACCCGAATCTCCTCGGCATTTTCGGACTAAAAGTCGTAATGCACAAGAGGCACATGAAGCTATTCGACCGACACATGTAGAATTTTCTCCTGAGCAACTAAAAAAACATTTAGTCCCTGATCAATTTAAATTATATGAACTTATTTGGAAACGTGCGGTTGCCTCGCAGATGATGCATGCCACTATCGACACAGTGGCAATTGATTTAAGTGCAAAAGCAGCGAAGGATCATTGTTTTCGAGCTAATGGATCGACTATTGTGCATGCGGGTTTTATGGCAGTTTATTTAGAAAGTTATGATGATAGCAAAGCCAAAGCATCAGATGATGATAGAACTAAATCTGAAGAAGAGAGCATGTTGCCAGCATTAAAAATAGGGGATCAAGTGAATCTTATCGACATTAGTGCCGATCAACATTTTACTGAACCCCCCCCACGTTACAGCGAGGCAAGCTTAGTTAAGGCCTTAGAAGAACGAGATATTGGTCGACCTTCAACCTACGTGCCTATTATTTCAACTTTACAGCAAAGGGAATATGTCACGCTGGATCAAAAAAGATTTAAACCGACTGATGTTGGTAGAATAGTGAATAAATTTCTTACACGTTATTTTATGCAATATGTTGATTATGCATTTACGGCGCGATTAGAAGATGAACTTGATCAAATTTCTAGGGGAGAAAAAGAGTGGGTTCCTTTGTTACAAGATTTTTGGACTCCGTTTAAAACACTCATAGAGACCACTGAAGAAACTGTCCAACGAAAAGATGTGACTCAAGAAGCTTTAGACGAAACTTGTCCTAAATGTGGTAAAACTTTATCGATACGTTTAGGTAAGCGCGGTAGATTTATTGGGTGCTCAGGATACCCCGAATGTGATTATACGAGAAACATGGAAGGAGAGGTTACAACAGTAAGTGAGCCTGAGGTTGTACAAGGTCGTTTATGTCCGGATTGCGGTCATTCTTTACATATAAAAATTGGTCGTTATGGGAAGTTTATTGGTTGCAGTAACTATCCTAAATGTAAACATATAGAGCCTTTAGAAAAACCAGCAGATACGGGAATAGAATGTCCTGAATGTCATAAAGGTACATTACTTAAACGTAAATCCCGATACGGTAAAATTTTCTTTTCTTGTTCTACTTACCCTACCTGTACTTATGCCGTATGGAATGAACCCATCGAGCAAGCATGTCCGCGTTGTGCTTGGCCTGTGATGACAATTAAAACTACCAAACGTCGTGGGACCGAAAAAGTTTGCCCTCGTAAAGAGTGTGGCTATGCCGAACCTATGCCAGAAGAAAAATAG
- the nhaA gene encoding Na+/H+ antiporter NhaA: MRIKFLHKFIQLEASGGISLGIATLLALILANSSWQTYYQTFLNFNVNIGPSIHFSFLHFINDGLMTIFFFLVSLEIKRELVQGELNTLTKALLPTLAAIGGMIIPALVYLTINHGYPQLISGWAIPMATDIAFSLGVLSLLGKHIPVALKIFLMALAIIDDLGAIIVIAIFYTQQIGWLYLFLSLLTFIGLLSLNYFKIQEFLPYCLLGITLWILIFNSGIHATIAGVLFGLTIPLNSSNKNFNSLLHHLIHQLHPWIAFGILPLFAFANAGLSFSNIKLSTFIHPLPLGIIVGLFFGKQLGIFGASWLAVKTKLAKLPYQVNWWHIYGTALICGIGFTMSLFIASLAFGDDELTTLVRLGVFTGSVLSGIAGYSILSLAQQKNQRLGNPSKI; the protein is encoded by the coding sequence ATGCGCATCAAGTTTCTACACAAATTCATACAGCTGGAGGCTTCAGGTGGCATTTCTTTAGGAATTGCCACGCTATTAGCTTTAATTCTCGCTAATTCGAGTTGGCAAACTTATTATCAAACATTCCTAAATTTCAACGTGAATATAGGCCCAAGCATCCATTTTTCTTTTTTACATTTTATCAATGATGGCTTGATGACTATTTTCTTTTTTTTAGTCAGCCTTGAAATTAAACGAGAATTAGTTCAGGGGGAACTCAATACACTCACTAAAGCATTGCTACCCACTCTCGCGGCTATAGGCGGAATGATAATTCCCGCTTTAGTTTATTTAACCATTAATCATGGATATCCTCAGCTTATTTCGGGTTGGGCAATACCTATGGCGACAGATATTGCTTTTTCGTTAGGAGTACTATCCCTGCTTGGCAAGCATATACCCGTTGCTTTAAAAATTTTCTTAATGGCATTAGCTATCATTGATGACCTTGGTGCAATTATCGTCATCGCAATTTTTTATACTCAGCAAATAGGCTGGCTATATTTATTTTTATCTTTACTGACTTTTATTGGATTACTAAGCTTAAACTATTTTAAAATTCAAGAATTTCTTCCATACTGTTTGTTAGGCATAACTTTATGGATACTCATATTTAACTCGGGTATTCATGCAACAATTGCTGGCGTATTGTTTGGCTTAACTATTCCCCTAAATAGTAGCAATAAAAATTTTAATTCTTTACTGCATCATTTAATACATCAATTACACCCATGGATAGCCTTCGGTATTTTACCACTTTTTGCTTTTGCCAATGCTGGTCTATCTTTTTCGAATATAAAATTATCGACTTTTATTCATCCTTTACCTTTAGGAATAATTGTCGGATTATTTTTTGGTAAACAATTAGGGATTTTCGGAGCTAGCTGGCTGGCAGTAAAAACTAAGCTAGCAAAATTACCCTACCAAGTGAACTGGTGGCATATTTATGGCACTGCTCTGATTTGTGGGATAGGTTTTACGATGAGTTTATTCATTGCCAGTCTAGCTTTCGGAGATGATGAATTAACCACTTTAGTCCGCTTAGGAGTTTTTACCGGTTCAGTTTTATCCGGGATTGCAGGTTATAGTATTTTATCTTTAGCTCAACAAAAAAATCAGCGATTAGGCAATCCATCGAAAATTTAG
- a CDS encoding transglycosylase SLT domain-containing protein, whose protein sequence is MDLVTLILACSLYADNTIPYAIIQTGTRNNPLVVTVDDDTKTFKTIPAAVQYTQTQIAQGKNLEIGLMQISSRWLPEIGAHASDLFRPCKNLVVATQILEKLRLKCQSIVANNPNTDIQACVLSLYKSKNLQSGLPYAHQVIEYAKIHPFNELAEKARDPGMLAAIEKTNIKPVHSKQTLTENSHSEDYPS, encoded by the coding sequence ATGGATTTAGTAACACTAATTTTAGCGTGCAGTTTATATGCTGACAACACTATCCCCTATGCCATAATCCAAACCGGAACCCGAAATAACCCATTAGTCGTTACTGTTGATGACGATACTAAGACTTTTAAAACGATTCCTGCTGCTGTTCAGTATACGCAAACTCAAATTGCACAAGGAAAAAATCTAGAAATCGGCTTGATGCAAATTTCTAGTCGATGGCTTCCAGAAATCGGCGCTCATGCTTCTGATTTATTTAGACCTTGTAAAAATCTGGTTGTTGCCACACAAATTTTAGAAAAATTGCGCTTAAAATGTCAATCTATTGTTGCTAATAATCCGAACACAGATATTCAGGCTTGTGTACTTTCATTATACAAAAGCAAAAATTTACAGAGTGGATTACCTTATGCACATCAGGTAATCGAATATGCGAAAATCCATCCATTTAATGAACTTGCTGAAAAAGCACGGGACCCAGGAATGTTAGCTGCAATAGAAAAAACAAACATTAAGCCTGTACATTCTAAACAAACCCTAACAGAGAATAGTCATTCTGAAGATTATCCATCCTAG
- the ppa gene encoding inorganic diphosphatase, whose protein sequence is MNALVKLGPGKKVPDEINVVIEIPSHSDPIKYEVDKETGALRVDRFLGTAMYYPCNYGYVPSTLSEDGDPVDVLVVAPFPLLIGCVICCRPIGMLKMEDESGIDAKILAVPIDKLSSLYHQVKTWQDLPEQLTQSIQHFFEHYKDLEVGKWVKVTGWVGPEQARIEIEASMSRYKQ, encoded by the coding sequence ATGAATGCGCTTGTAAAATTAGGTCCAGGGAAAAAAGTCCCCGATGAAATAAATGTAGTGATAGAAATTCCTAGCCATAGTGACCCGATTAAATATGAGGTAGATAAAGAAACAGGTGCATTACGTGTTGATCGTTTTTTAGGCACCGCCATGTACTATCCCTGTAATTACGGTTATGTTCCTTCCACATTATCAGAAGATGGTGATCCCGTTGATGTTTTGGTAGTAGCCCCTTTTCCATTGTTAATCGGTTGTGTGATCTGTTGCCGACCTATTGGAATGTTAAAGATGGAAGATGAATCAGGCATCGATGCGAAAATTTTAGCTGTGCCTATCGATAAATTATCTTCGCTGTATCATCAAGTAAAAACTTGGCAAGATTTACCTGAACAACTCACACAAAGTATTCAACATTTCTTTGAACATTATAAGGATTTAGAGGTTGGAAAGTGGGTTAAAGTGACAGGCTGGGTAGGACCAGAACAAGCAAGAATTGAAATTGAGGCGAGTATGAGCCGTTATAAACAATAA
- a CDS encoding valine--tRNA ligase gives MNKNYDSKKIEAHWRKQWEMNTYFQPTGQGEPYCIVLPPPNVTGSLHMGHGFQVTLMDALIRYQRMCGKNVLWQGGTDHAGIATQMVVERQLLAQGKSRHDLGRELFVEAIWEWKKKSGGMITEQLRYMGASIDWTRERFTRDVHFSAAVEKVFIDLYKQGLIYRGKRLVNWDPQLLTAVSDLEVINQEEPGHLWTIRYPLLNSNDFLLVATTRPETLFGDVAVAVHPDDPRYQSYIGKQIKLPLTDRVIPIIADISVEPTFGSGCVKITPAHDFNDYATAQRHHLTSINIFTPNAYLNEHVPENFQGLERFAARKKIINDLEQLGLIEKIEAYQIKIPRGDRSGVVIEPYLTDQWFMSMQPLAKTAILSITQEQLDFIPETWRKVCLQWLENIEDWCISRQLWWGHRIPAWHDELGQFYVGKDEKSIRQQYSLDPKVTLKQDEDVLDTWFSSALWPFVTLGWPEATKELAFFYPTNVLVTGFDIIFFWVARMLMLGLHFTGKVPFKEVYVTGLIRDHEGQKMSKSKGNVLDPLDVILGISLDDLVVKRTQGLLQPQMAKKIEQSTRQQFPQGIPALGTDALRFTFCALASPTRDIRFDLNRTEGYRNFCNKLWNASRFVLTYTSNQTSFKSLPPLTLSINRAFYSLLQNTIADMHRHFQDYRFDLMAQTIYEFIWNEYCDWYVELAKPILANANSPAGQETLTCLIVVLETCLRLLHPLMPFVTEEIWQTIGPLAGETGNSLMIKSYPVFNKNKKDTNAEQDLIWLKTIVHTVRMLRSEMNIIPGKKIPLLLYKGDHKDRENTHIFLNDIMNLAKINEIDWLAEKEKTANYAMGLVGSLELLIPMEGLIDTEAEIQRLKKEILKIKKEIERAESKLANSAFVKKAPPEIIAQERQRLIEFTNTYTKLQSQLNSFIN, from the coding sequence ATTAATAAAAATTATGACTCTAAAAAGATAGAAGCTCATTGGCGAAAACAATGGGAAATGAATACTTATTTTCAACCTACTGGTCAAGGTGAACCCTATTGCATCGTACTTCCTCCTCCCAATGTAACGGGAAGTTTGCATATGGGGCATGGTTTTCAAGTAACGTTGATGGATGCATTAATTCGATATCAACGCATGTGTGGGAAAAATGTTTTATGGCAAGGCGGCACGGATCATGCAGGCATTGCCACACAAATGGTAGTAGAACGTCAATTGTTGGCTCAAGGAAAATCTCGACATGACTTAGGTCGTGAATTATTTGTAGAAGCCATTTGGGAATGGAAAAAGAAATCTGGCGGCATGATAACAGAACAATTACGTTATATGGGTGCTTCCATAGATTGGACACGAGAACGATTTACTCGCGATGTACATTTTTCTGCAGCTGTAGAGAAAGTATTCATTGATTTATATAAACAAGGTTTAATTTATCGGGGTAAACGTTTGGTAAACTGGGATCCTCAGCTTTTAACAGCAGTTTCTGATCTTGAAGTGATCAACCAAGAAGAGCCTGGCCACTTATGGACTATTCGCTATCCATTATTGAATAGCAATGATTTTTTATTAGTCGCCACTACAAGACCCGAAACTTTATTTGGAGATGTCGCCGTAGCCGTACATCCGGATGATCCCCGCTATCAATCTTACATTGGGAAACAAATAAAACTCCCCTTAACTGACCGCGTTATTCCAATAATTGCAGACATTTCAGTTGAACCTACTTTTGGTAGTGGTTGCGTAAAGATCACTCCCGCACATGATTTTAATGATTATGCAACCGCACAAAGGCATCATTTAACTAGCATTAATATTTTCACACCCAATGCCTATCTTAATGAGCATGTTCCTGAAAACTTTCAAGGTTTAGAACGCTTTGCTGCACGAAAAAAAATCATCAACGATTTAGAGCAACTCGGGTTAATAGAGAAGATAGAAGCTTACCAAATAAAAATTCCGCGTGGGGATCGCTCAGGCGTTGTGATAGAACCCTATCTTACTGATCAATGGTTTATGTCGATGCAACCCCTAGCTAAAACCGCTATCCTATCCATCACTCAAGAACAACTTGATTTTATTCCAGAAACTTGGCGCAAGGTTTGTTTACAATGGCTAGAAAATATTGAAGATTGGTGTATTAGCCGACAGCTTTGGTGGGGACATCGAATTCCTGCCTGGCATGACGAACTAGGCCAATTCTATGTTGGCAAAGATGAAAAAAGTATTCGCCAGCAATACTCCTTAGATCCTAAAGTGACACTTAAACAAGATGAAGATGTATTAGATACTTGGTTTTCATCAGCACTTTGGCCTTTTGTCACGTTAGGCTGGCCAGAAGCTACTAAAGAATTAGCTTTTTTTTATCCGACTAATGTTTTAGTAACCGGATTTGATATTATCTTTTTTTGGGTAGCTCGTATGTTAATGCTGGGACTACATTTTACGGGTAAGGTTCCCTTTAAAGAAGTCTATGTAACTGGTTTGATACGAGATCATGAAGGCCAAAAAATGTCCAAATCGAAAGGTAATGTTTTAGATCCTCTCGATGTAATATTAGGTATAAGCCTAGATGATTTAGTGGTAAAACGTACTCAAGGTTTATTACAGCCACAAATGGCAAAAAAAATTGAACAGTCTACTAGGCAACAATTTCCACAAGGAATTCCTGCATTAGGCACTGATGCTTTACGATTCACTTTTTGTGCATTAGCCTCACCTACACGCGATATACGTTTTGATTTGAATCGAACTGAAGGCTACCGAAATTTTTGCAATAAGCTTTGGAATGCATCACGTTTTGTTTTAACATATACGTCTAATCAAACAAGCTTTAAATCATTGCCCCCACTAACTCTCTCCATTAACCGTGCTTTTTATTCTTTATTGCAAAACACTATTGCTGATATGCATAGGCATTTTCAAGATTATCGATTTGATCTAATGGCGCAAACGATTTATGAATTTATTTGGAATGAATATTGTGATTGGTATGTTGAATTAGCTAAACCTATTTTAGCCAATGCTAACTCACCAGCAGGACAAGAAACCTTGACTTGCTTAATTGTTGTTTTAGAAACCTGTTTACGCTTGCTACATCCTCTAATGCCCTTTGTAACCGAAGAAATTTGGCAAACCATCGGGCCATTAGCCGGTGAAACAGGGAATAGTTTAATGATTAAGAGTTATCCTGTATTTAATAAAAATAAAAAAGATACTAACGCAGAACAGGATTTAATTTGGTTAAAAACTATAGTACATACGGTTCGTATGCTGCGTAGCGAAATGAATATAATTCCTGGTAAAAAAATTCCCTTATTGCTTTATAAAGGAGATCATAAAGACCGCGAAAATACTCATATTTTTCTTAACGACATTATGAATCTTGCAAAAATAAATGAAATAGATTGGCTAGCAGAAAAAGAAAAAACCGCTAATTATGCTATGGGCTTAGTGGGTAGCTTAGAATTACTTATCCCTATGGAAGGATTAATCGATACCGAAGCAGAAATACAGCGCTTAAAAAAAGAAATTCTAAAAATTAAAAAAGAAATCGAACGAGCCGAGTCCAAACTAGCTAATTCAGCATTTGTGAAAAAAGCACCTCCAGAAATTATTGCTCAAGAACGGCAACGCTTAATCGAGTTTACAAATACTTATACTAAACTGCAAAGCCAATTAAATTCGTTTATTAATTAA